One window of the Eschrichtius robustus isolate mEscRob2 chromosome 13, mEscRob2.pri, whole genome shotgun sequence genome contains the following:
- the ADSL gene encoding adenylosuccinate lyase, translating into MAAGGDGGGREAACGHDSYRSPLASRYASPEMCFVFSDRYKFRTWRQLWLWLAEAEQTLGLPVTDEQIQEMKSNLDNIDFKMAAEEEKQLRHDVMAHVHTFAHCCPKAAGIIHLGATSCYVGDNTDLIILRNAFDLLLPKLARVISRLADFAKERADLPTLGFTHFQPAQLTTVGKRCCLWIQDLCMDLQNLKRVQDDLRFRGVKGTTGTQASFLQLFEGDDQKVEQLDKMVTEKAGFKRAFIITGQTYTRKIDIEVLSALAGLGASVHKICTDIRLLASLKELEEPFEKQQIGSSAMPYKRNPMRSERCCSLARHLMTLVMDPLQTASVQWFERTLDDSANRRMCLAEAFLTADTILNTLQNISEGLVVYPRVIERRIRQELPFMATENIIMAMVKAGGNRQDCHEKIRVLSHQAAAVVKQEGGENDLIERIQADAYFSPIHSQLDHLLDPSSFTGRASQQVRRFLEEEVHPLLRPYESVMKVKAELRL; encoded by the exons ATGGCGGCGGGGGGCGACGGTGGCGGGCGGGAGGCGGCCTGCGGGCACGACAGCTACCGCTCGCCGCTTGCCTCCCGTTATGCCAGCCCGGAGATGTGCTTCGTGTTTAGCGACAGGTACAAATTCCGGACCTGGCGGCAGCTCTGGCTGTGGCTGGCGGAAGCCGAGCAG ACATTGGGTTTGCCTGTCACAGATGAACAAATTCAGGAGATGAAATCAAACCTGGACAACATCGACTTCAAGATGGCAGCTGAGGAAGAGAAGCAGTTACGACATGATGTGATGGCTCATGTGCACACGTTTGCCCACTGCTGCCCCAAAGCTGCTGGCATTATTCATCTTGGTGCCACCTCCTGCTATGTTGGAGACAATACA GACTTGATTATTCTTAGAAATGCATTTGACCTGCTTTTGCCAAAG CTTGCCAGAGTGATCTCTCGGCTTGCCGACTTTGCCAAGGAACGAGCTGATCTTCCCACCTTAGGTTTCACACATTTCCA gcCTGCTCAGCTGACCACAGTTGGGAAACGTTGCTGTCTTTGGATTCAAGATCTTTGCATGGATCTCCAGAACTTGAAGCGTGTCCAAGATGACCTACGCTTCCGAGGAGTGAAGGGCACCACTGGCACCCAGGCCAGCTTCCTGCAGCTCTTCGAGGGAGATGACCAAAAG GTAGAGCAGCTTGACAAGATGGTGACAGAAAAGGCAGGATTTAAGAG GGCTTTCATCATCACAGGGCAGACCTATACACGAAAAATAGATATTGAGGTGCTGTCCGCGCTGGCCGGCTTGGGGGCATCGGTGCACAAG ATTTGTACTGACATACGACTCCTGGCAAGCCtcaaggagctggaggaacccTTTGAAAAACAGCAGATTG GCTCAAGTGCAATGCCGTACAAGCGGAACCCTATGCGCTCAGAGCGGTGCTGCAGCCTGGCCCGTCACCTAATGACCCTTGTCATGGACCCGCTGCAGACAGCATCTGTGCAGTGGTTTGAACGCACACTGGATGATAGTGCCAACCG ACGAATGTGTTTGGCCGAGGCATTTCTCACTGCAGATACGATACTGAATACGCTGCAGAACATTTCTGAAGGCTTGGTGGTGTACCCCAGA GTAATTGAGCGGCGCATTCGGCAagagctgcctttcatggccACAGAGAACATCATTATGGCCATGGTGAAAGCTGGGGGTAACCGCCAG GATTGCCATGAGAAAATCAGAGTCCTCTCCCATCAGGCAGCTGCTGTGGTCAAGCAGGAAGGGGGTGAAAATGACCTCATAGAGCGTATCCAGGCTGATGCCTACTTCAGTCCCATTCACTCCCAGTTGGACCATTTACTGGATCCTTCTTCTTTCACCGGTCGTGCATCCCAGCAG GTACGGAGATTCTTAGAAGAGGAGGTACATCCCCTGTTAAGACCATATGAAAGTGTAATGAAGGTGAAGGCAGAATTACGTCTGTAG